The following coding sequences lie in one Arabidopsis thaliana chromosome 3, partial sequence genomic window:
- a CDS encoding Acid phosphatase/vanadium-dependent haloperoxidase-related protein (Acid phosphatase/vanadium-dependent haloperoxidase-related protein; FUNCTIONS IN: molecular_function unknown; INVOLVED IN: biological_process unknown; LOCATED IN: cellular_component unknown; EXPRESSED IN: 23 plant structures; EXPRESSED DURING: 15 growth stages; CONTAINS InterPro DOMAIN/s: Acid phosphatase/vanadium-dependent haloperoxidase related (InterPro:IPR003832); BEST Arabidopsis thaliana protein match is: Acid phosphatase/vanadium-dependent haloperoxidase-related protein (TAIR:AT1G67600.1); Has 35333 Blast hits to 34131 proteins in 2444 species: Archae - 798; Bacteria - 22429; Metazoa - 974; Fungi - 991; Plants - 531; Viruses - 0; Other Eukaryotes - 9610 (source: NCBI BLink).) produces the protein MFRYKEKRWDSKRMISSGGMPSSHSATVTALAVAIGFEEGAGAPAFAIAVVLACVVMYDASGVRLHAGRQAELLNQIVCEFPPEHPLSTVRPLRELLGHTPIQVAAGGILGCVVAYLMRSSS, from the exons ATGTTCAGGTACAAAGAAAAGAGGTGGGACTCTAAACGTATGATTAGTTCTGGTGGAATGCCTTCTTCTCATTCTGCTACTGTCACTGCCTTAGCTGTTGCCATTGGCTTTGAAGAAGGAGCTGGAGCACCAGCTTTTGCTATTGCAGTTGTCTTGGCTTGCGTT GTTATGTATGATGCCTCTGGTGTCAGGCTTCATGCTGGTCGTCAAGCCGAG CTGCTGAATCAAATTGTTTGTGAGTTTCCTCCGGAGCATCCATTATCAACAGTTAGACCATTGCGTGAACTGCTTGGCCACACTCCTATCCAG GTTGCAGCAGGTGGGATTTTAGGATGCGTGGTAGCTTACTTAATGAGGAGCTCAAGCTAG
- a CDS encoding Acid phosphatase/vanadium-dependent haloperoxidase-related protein (Acid phosphatase/vanadium-dependent haloperoxidase-related protein; CONTAINS InterPro DOMAIN/s: Acid phosphatase/vanadium-dependent haloperoxidase related (InterPro:IPR003832); BEST Arabidopsis thaliana protein match is: Acid phosphatase/vanadium-dependent haloperoxidase-related protein (TAIR:AT1G67600.1); Has 1115 Blast hits to 1115 proteins in 408 species: Archae - 0; Bacteria - 729; Metazoa - 0; Fungi - 0; Plants - 228; Viruses - 0; Other Eukaryotes - 158 (source: NCBI BLink).), with protein MDEVMTAADVGSLGGGNRALYGSPPSHNLFPHNLPIFSAFLAFALAQFLKVFTNWYKEKRWDSKRMISSGGMPSSHSATVTALAVAIGFEEGAGAPAFAIAVVLACVVMYDASGVRLHAGRQAELLNQIVCEFPPEHPLSTVRPLRELLGHTPIQVAAGGILGCVVAYLMRSSS; from the exons ATGGACGAGGTGATGACAGCGGCGGACGTTGGTTCGTTAGGTGGCGGCAATAGGGCGTTGTACGGATCTCCTCCGTCGCATAATCTGTTTCCTCACAATCTCCCAATCTTCTCCGCTTTTCTTGCCTTCGCTCTTGCTCAGTTCCTCAAAGTCTTCACTAATTG GTACAAAGAAAAGAGGTGGGACTCTAAACGTATGATTAGTTCTGGTGGAATGCCTTCTTCTCATTCTGCTACTGTCACTGCCTTAGCTGTTGCCATTGGCTTTGAAGAAGGAGCTGGAGCACCAGCTTTTGCTATTGCAGTTGTCTTGGCTTGCGTT GTTATGTATGATGCCTCTGGTGTCAGGCTTCATGCTGGTCGTCAAGCCGAG CTGCTGAATCAAATTGTTTGTGAGTTTCCTCCGGAGCATCCATTATCAACAGTTAGACCATTGCGTGAACTGCTTGGCCACACTCCTATCCAG GTTGCAGCAGGTGGGATTTTAGGATGCGTGGTAGCTTACTTAATGAGGAGCTCAAGCTAG
- a CDS encoding ERD (early-responsive to dehydration stress) family protein (ERD (early-responsive to dehydration stress) family protein; FUNCTIONS IN: molecular_function unknown; INVOLVED IN: biological_process unknown; LOCATED IN: plasma membrane; EXPRESSED IN: flower; EXPRESSED DURING: petal differentiation and expansion stage; CONTAINS InterPro DOMAIN/s: Protein of unknown function DUF221 (InterPro:IPR003864); BEST Arabidopsis thaliana protein match is: ERD (early-responsive to dehydration stress) family protein (TAIR:AT4G15430.2); Has 1522 Blast hits to 1336 proteins in 200 species: Archae - 0; Bacteria - 0; Metazoa - 191; Fungi - 725; Plants - 435; Viruses - 0; Other Eukaryotes - 171 (source: NCBI BLink).): MATLTDIGVAATINILTAFAFFIAFAILRLQPVNDRVYFPKWYLKGLRSSPIKTGGFASKFVNLDFRSYIRFLNWMPQALRMPEPELIDHAGLDSVVYLRIYLLGLKIFFPIACIAFTVMVPVNWTNSTLDQLKNLTFSDIDKLSISNIPTGSSRFWVHLCMAYVITFWTCFVLQREYKHIASMRLQFLASEHRRPDQFTVLVRNIPPDPDESVSELVEHFFKVNHPDYYLTYQAVYNANKLSELVQKRMKLQNWLDYYQNKHSRNPSKRPLIKIGFLGCWGEEVDAIDHYIEKIEGLTRKISEEKETVMSSTKSLVPAAFVSFKKRWGAVVCSQTQQSRNPTEWLTEWAPEPRDIYWDNLALPYVQLTIRRLVIAVAFFFLTFFFMIPIAFVQTLANIEGIEKAVPFLKPLIEVKTVKSFIQGFLPGIALKIFLIVLPSILMLMSKFEGFISKSSLERRCASRYYMFQFINVFLCSIIAGTALQQLDSFLNQSATEIPKTIGVSIPMKATFFITYIMVDGWAGVAGEILRLKPLIIYHLKNFFLVKTEKDREEAMDPGTIGFNTGEPQIQLYFILGLVYAAVSPILLPFILVFFALAYVVYRHQIINVYNQEYESAAAFWPDVHRRVVIALIVSQLLLMGLLSTKKAARSTPLLFILPVLTIGFHKFCQGRYQPIFVTYPLQDAMVKDTLERMREPNLNLKTFLQNAYAHPVFKAADNLANEMVVEEPAPDKTPDLVATKRGSRRFNSGSAETFT, encoded by the exons ATGGCGACACTAACCGATATCGGAGTCGCAGCAACGATCAATATTCTAACCGCATTTGCTTTCTTCATTGCCTTTGCGATACTTAGACTTCAACCAGTTAACGACAGAGTCTATTTCCCTAAATGGTATCTCAAGGGTTTAAGAAGTAGTCCTATAAAAACAGGTGGCTTTGCTAGCAAGTTTGTCAATTTGGATTTTCGATCTTACATCAGATTCTTGAATTGGATGCCTCAAGCTTTGAGAATGCCTGAGCCTGAACTTATTGATCATGCTGGTTTGGATTCTGTTGTCTATCTCAGGATTTACTTACTCGG GTTGAAGATCTTTTTTCCTATAGCATGTATTGCTTTCACTGTAATGGTACCGGTTAATTGGACTAACTCGACGTTGGATCAGTTAAAGAATCTAACTTTTAGTGATATTGATAAACTCTCTATATCGAATATACCAACTGGATCATCCAG GTTTTGGGTGCATTTGTGTATGGCTTATGTTATTACCTTTTGGACTTGCTTTGTCCTACAACGAGAGTACAAGCATATTGCTTCCATGAGGCTACAGTTTCTTGCTTCTGAGCATAGGAGACCTGACCAGTTTACT GTTCTTGTAAGGAACATTCCTCCAGATCCTGATGAATCAGTAAGTGAGCTCGTTGAGCATTTCTTTAAGGTCAACCATCCAGACTACTACCTCACTTACCAG GCGGTCTACAACGCAAACAAGCTGTCGGAACTGGTACAGAAGAGGATGAAATTGCAGAATTGGCTTGATTACTATCAAAACAAACACTCTAGGAATCCATCTAAAAGGCCTTTAATAAAG ATTGGTTTCCTTGGCTGTTGGGGTGAAGAAGTTGATGCAATTGATCACTACATAGAAAAAATCGAGGGTCTAACGAGAAAA ATaagtgaagagaaagagacagtAATGAGCAGCACAAAATCACTCGTACCTGCAGCTTTTGTATCCTTCAAAAAGCGTTGGGGCGCTGTTGTTTGCTCTCAAACTCAACAGTCTCGAAACCCGACAGAGTGGCTAACCGAGTGGGCTCCAGAGCCGCGAGACATATACTGGGACAATCTAGCATTACCATATGTTCAGCTCACAATCCGGAGACTAGTAATAGCTgtagctttcttcttcctcactttcttcttcatgatcCCTATAGCTTTCGTACAGACACTCGCCAATATCGAAGGCATCGAAAAGGCTGTTCCGTTCTTGAAACCGCTTATCGAAGT GAAAACTGTAAAGTCATTTATCCAAGGTTTTCTTCCGGGTATCGCATTGAAGATATTCCTCATTGTCCTCCCAAGTATACTAATGCTAATGTCGAAGTTCGAAGGCTTCATAAGCAAATCTTCACTAGAAAGAAGGTGTGCAAGCAGATACTACATGTTCCAGTTCATCAACGTTTTCCTCTGTAGCATAATCGCGGGAACTGCGCTTCAACAACTTGACAGCTTCCTAAACCAATCTGCAACCGAAATACCGAAGACAATTGGTGTCTCGATACCAATGAAAGCCACTTTCTTTATCACCTACATAATGGTAGACGGATGGGCTGGTGTTGCTGGAGAGATACTGAGGTTAAAGCCATTGATAATATATCATCTCAAGAACTTCTTCCTTgtgaaaacagagaaggacagagaagaagcaatggaTCCTGGAACCATAGGTTTCAATACTGGTGAACCTCAGATACAACTCTACTTCATTCTTGGTCTAGTTTACGCCGCTGTTAGCCCCATTCTCCTTCCTTTTATCCTCGTCTTCTTCGCCTTAGCTTACGTGGTTTACCGTCATCAG ATTATAAATGTGTATAACCAAGAGTATGAGAGTGCTGCAGCGTTCTGGCCAGATGTTCATAGACGTGTAGTGATTGCACTGATCGTATCTCAGCTTCTTTTGATGGGATTGCTTAGCACGAAAAAAGCTGCTCGTTCGACTCCATTGCTTTTCATACTTCCTGTGTTAACCATTGGATTCCACAAATTCTGTCAAGGACGTTACCAACCTATATTTGTCACATACCCTTTACAG gATGCAATGGTTAAAGATACGTTGGAACGCATGAGAGAACCGAATTTAAACTTGAAAACGTTTCTTCAAAACGCGTATGCACATCCGGTGTTTAAAGCTGCAGATAATCTAGCTAATGAGATGGTTGTGGAGGAGCCAGCGCCCGATAAGACGCCGGATTTAGTGGCGACTAAACGTGGCTCAAGGAGGTTTAATAGCGGCTCTGCTGAAACCTTTACTTAG